The following coding sequences are from one Gossypium raimondii isolate GPD5lz chromosome 4, ASM2569854v1, whole genome shotgun sequence window:
- the LOC105778912 gene encoding fructose-1,6-bisphosphatase, cytosolic: protein MDHAADAHRTDLMTITRHVLNEQTKYPESRGDFTILLNHIVLGCKFVCSSVSKAGLAKLFGLAGETNIQGEEQKKLDVLSNEVFVKALISSGRTCLLVSEEDEEAIFVDQSKRGKYIVVFDPLDGSSNIDCGVSIGTIFGIYMVKHKDNPTIDDVLQPGNNLVAAGYCMYGSSCTLVLSTGSGVNGFTLDPSLGEFILTHPDIKIPKKGKIYSVNEGNAKNWDEPTRKFVEKCKFPTDGSPPKSLRYIGSMVADVHRTLLYGGIFLYPADKKSPNGKLRVLYEVFPMSFLMEQAGGQAFTGKQRALNLVPGKIHERSPVFLGSYDDVEEIKALYAAADAAK from the exons ATGGATCATGCAGCTGATGCTCATAGAACTGATTTGATGACCATCACTCGCCATGTCCTTAATGAACAAACCAAGTACCCTGAATCTCGTGGTGATTTCACCATCTTGCTCAATCATATTGTTCTTGGCTGTAAATTCGTTTGCTCTTCTGTTAGCAAG GCGGGTCTTGCCAAACTATTTGGACTTGCTGGAGAAACCAATATCCAG GGTGAAGAACAAAAGAAATTGGATGTGCTTTCTAATGAAGTTTTTGTTAAGGCTTTGATTAGCAGTGGAAGAACA TGCCTCCTGGTTTCtgaggaagatgaagaagcTATATTTGTGGATCAATCAAAGCGTGGAAA ATACATTGTTGTTTTTGATCCATTGGATGGATCCTCAAACATTGATTGTGGTGTTTCCATAGGAACT ATATTTGGGATTTATATGGTGAAACATAAAGACAATCCCACCATTGATGATGTATTACAACCCGGAAATAATCTCGTAGCAGCCGGTTATTGTATGTACGGAAGCTCCTGCACG TTAGTGCTAAGTACTGGGAGCGGCGTTAACGGTTTCACTCTCGATCCATCTCTAGGGGAGTTCATATTAACTCATCCCGATATCAAG ATACCTAAGAAAGGAAAGATTTATTCGGTAAATGAAGGAAATGCCAAAAATTGGGATGAACCAACTCGAAAGTTTGTTGAAAAATGCAAGTTCCCTACAGATGGTTCACCCCCAAAGTCCCTTAGATACATTGGAAG CATGGTTGCAGATGTTCACCGAACATTGCTTTATGGTGGTATCTTTTTATACCCTGCAGATAAGAAAAGTCCTAATGGGAAGCTACG TGTTCTTTACGAAGTTTTCCCTATGTCATTCCTAATGGAACAAGCTGGAGGTCAAGCTTTTACTGGAAAGCAAAGG GCCCTCAATTTAGTTCCGGGGAAGATACATGAACGATCTCCGGTTTTCCTTGGTAGCTATGATGACGTTGAAGAAATTAAAGCACTCTATGCTGCTGCTGATGCTGCAAAATAG
- the LOC105778909 gene encoding uncharacterized protein LOC105778909 isoform X2: protein MKEIGKSCDDNWNNFDEEGGGGCDGCCDGGCKGKGEFLWRRVKWTVQMVKLLINAVCYIDEDASSDCQGGIKRKPSMSHKIGKWTCVSKLMVERGYRVSPQQCEDKFNDLNKRYKRLNDVLGKGTSCKVVEKPEHLDVMDVSDKVKEEVKKILSSKNLFYEEMCLYHTGNRLYLPQDPKLQCSLQSRQYNGDNEFEKELHDAEPDDVFHKGNDVSLNGMEYGKSSAYGLQEQWMAFRLLELQKLKLQIQVQKLELEKKRFKWRRTNWNQDKDLDKTRLENECMKLANELLAFELGTRKGVVSETDFVKTERKVRWRKWPFLLHATDKSHLAI from the coding sequence ATGAAAGAAATTGGAAAATCTTGTGATGATAATTGGAATAATTTTGATGAAGAAGGTGGTGGTGGTTGTGATGGATGTTGTGATGGTGGTTGTAAGGGGAAAGGCGAGTTCTTGTGGCGGCGAGTGAAATGGACGGTGCAAATGGTTAAGCTGTTGATCAATGCTGTTTGTTATATCGACGAAGATGCGTCTTCTGATTGTCAAGGTGGTATCAAGAGAAAACCGTCTATGTCGCATAAGATAGGTAAATGGACATGTGTTTCGAAACTTATGGTTGAAAGGGGTTATCGTGTATCGCCTCAACAATGCGAGGACAAGTTCAATGATTTGAATAAAAGATACAAGAGACTCAATGATGTGCTTGGTAAAGGTACTTCTTGCAAGGTTGTGGAGAAGCCGGAGCATTTGGATGTAATGGACGTATCCGATAAGGTAAAAGAGGAAGTGAAGAAGATTTTGAGTTCGAAGAATTTGTTTTACGAGGAGATGTGTTTGTACCATACCGGGAATAGATTGTATCTTCCTCAAGATCCCAAGTTGCAATGCTCCTTGCAGTCGAGGCAGTACAATGGGGATAATGAGTTCGAGAAAGAACTGCACGATGCTGAACCGGATGATGTGTTTCATAAGGGAAACGACGTGAGTTTGAACGGTATGGAGTATGGCAAAAGCAGCGCCTATGGATTGCAAGAGCAATGGATGGCATTCCGTTTACTCGAGCTGCAAAAGCTGAAGTTACAAATTCAGGTCCAAAAGCTTGAGCTCGAAAAGAAACGGTTTAAGTGGCGAAGGACAAATTGGAACCAGGACAAGGATTTAGATAAGACGAGGCTGGAAAATGAATGCATGAAGCTTGCAAATGAGCTATTGGCATTTGAGTTAGGAACAAGGAAAGGAGTAGTTTCTGAAACTGA
- the LOC105778909 gene encoding uncharacterized protein LOC105778909 isoform X1, with protein sequence MEGNPVSDDNLIQGDGSFQVHEGLNPQFYQFQDVMKEIGKSCDDNWNNFDEEGGGGCDGCCDGGCKGKGEFLWRRVKWTVQMVKLLINAVCYIDEDASSDCQGGIKRKPSMSHKIGKWTCVSKLMVERGYRVSPQQCEDKFNDLNKRYKRLNDVLGKGTSCKVVEKPEHLDVMDVSDKVKEEVKKILSSKNLFYEEMCLYHTGNRLYLPQDPKLQCSLQSRQYNGDNEFEKELHDAEPDDVFHKGNDVSLNGMEYGKSSAYGLQEQWMAFRLLELQKLKLQIQVQKLELEKKRFKWRRTNWNQDKDLDKTRLENECMKLANELLAFELGTRKGVVSETDFVKTERKVRWRKWPFLLHATDKSHLAI encoded by the coding sequence ATGGAGGGAAATCCAGTATCAGATGATAATTTGATTCAAGGTGATGGCTCATTTCAGGTTCATGAAGGGTTAAACCCAcaattttaccaatttcaagATGTTATGAAAGAAATTGGAAAATCTTGTGATGATAATTGGAATAATTTTGATGAAGAAGGTGGTGGTGGTTGTGATGGATGTTGTGATGGTGGTTGTAAGGGGAAAGGCGAGTTCTTGTGGCGGCGAGTGAAATGGACGGTGCAAATGGTTAAGCTGTTGATCAATGCTGTTTGTTATATCGACGAAGATGCGTCTTCTGATTGTCAAGGTGGTATCAAGAGAAAACCGTCTATGTCGCATAAGATAGGTAAATGGACATGTGTTTCGAAACTTATGGTTGAAAGGGGTTATCGTGTATCGCCTCAACAATGCGAGGACAAGTTCAATGATTTGAATAAAAGATACAAGAGACTCAATGATGTGCTTGGTAAAGGTACTTCTTGCAAGGTTGTGGAGAAGCCGGAGCATTTGGATGTAATGGACGTATCCGATAAGGTAAAAGAGGAAGTGAAGAAGATTTTGAGTTCGAAGAATTTGTTTTACGAGGAGATGTGTTTGTACCATACCGGGAATAGATTGTATCTTCCTCAAGATCCCAAGTTGCAATGCTCCTTGCAGTCGAGGCAGTACAATGGGGATAATGAGTTCGAGAAAGAACTGCACGATGCTGAACCGGATGATGTGTTTCATAAGGGAAACGACGTGAGTTTGAACGGTATGGAGTATGGCAAAAGCAGCGCCTATGGATTGCAAGAGCAATGGATGGCATTCCGTTTACTCGAGCTGCAAAAGCTGAAGTTACAAATTCAGGTCCAAAAGCTTGAGCTCGAAAAGAAACGGTTTAAGTGGCGAAGGACAAATTGGAACCAGGACAAGGATTTAGATAAGACGAGGCTGGAAAATGAATGCATGAAGCTTGCAAATGAGCTATTGGCATTTGAGTTAGGAACAAGGAAAGGAGTAGTTTCTGAAACTGA
- the LOC105778903 gene encoding pentatricopeptide repeat-containing protein At2g17140: MGTTKLTQALLKNTKNPKLAWQLFKRIQSSPSNPCFLSSVPTIARILIRSKMLPEIDHLHLLLLSSQPQEKSLPSLISLVNLLAKSGFFDKAFSQFQSIRKMFPQNPPSICLYNVLFGCCIKERRSDCVLWLYKDMVLAGVSPETYTFNLLICGLCDLGHLEDARELFDKMPEKGCLPNEFSFGILVRGYCRFGLANKGLELLDEMRSSGILPNRVVYNTLISSFCKEGKTGDAEKLVERMREDGLFPDVVTFNARISALCSAGKVLEASRIFRDMQIDEALGLPRPNVITYNLMLEGFCKQGMLVEAKALVESMEKNGDLMNLDSYNIWLLGLLRNAKLVEAQLVLEDMVDKGVEPNIYSYNIVMDGLCKNGMLSDARMVMGFIVRSGLSPDTVTYSTLLHGYCRKGKLSEANAILNEMMRSGYVPNTYTCNILLHSLWKEGKILEAEELLQKMNEKGYGVDTVTCNIVIDGLCKSGKLDKAMEIAHEMWTHGSAALGNLGNSFIGLVDDVSRSMRCIPDLVTYSIIISALCKAGKIDEAKKKFREMMGKNLQPDAVIFDTFIHIFCKEGKISSAFRVLKDMEKKGCNKSVQTYNSLILGLGSKNQIFEIYGLVDEMRERGITPNVCIYNNIIQSLCKNGKIQDTTSILDDMLQMGINPNISTFRMLIEAFCKASDFGVAKELFEIGLSICGHKEAFYSLMFNELLSGGQLSEAKVIFEAALDRSFHLGNFLYKDLIEKLCKDGKLEEASGILHKLIIKGYKFDPASFMPVVDDLGKRGNKHEADELAEKMLEMASDGRVENKISRKPKELIHRKETKYGGDDWQTIVHRDDGSGIALKTLKRVQKGWGQGSIPSLQTEKTEFLDYW; encoded by the exons ATGGGAACAACGAAGCTTACCCAAGCACTCCTCAAAAACACCAAAAACCCAAAGCTTGCATGGCAACTCTTCAAGCGCATTCAATCTTCACCATCCAATCCTTGTTTTCTTTCATCAGTACCCACCATTGCTCGTATCCTTATTCGTTCCAAAATGCTCCCAGAAATCGATCATCTTCACCTCCTTCTCTTATCCTCACAGCCTCAAGAAAAGTCCCTTCCTTCCCTCATTTCACTTGTTAATCTCTTAGCCAAATCGGGTTTCTTTGATAAAGCATTTTCCCAGTTtcaatctataagaaaaatgTTCCCACAAAACCCGCCTTCCATCTGTTTGTACAATGTTCTCTTTGGATGTTGTATTAAAGAAAGACGTTCAGATTGTGTGCTTTGGCTGTATAAAGATATGGTCTTAGCTGGTGTTTCTCCGGAGACTTATACTTTTAATCTTTTGATTTGTGGGTTATGTGATTTGGGTCATTTGGAGGATGCCCGAGAGTTGTTTGATAAAATGCCTGAGAAAGGTTGCTTGCCGAATGAGTTTAGTTTTGGGATTTTGGTTCGTGGGTATTGTAGGTTTGGCCTTGCTAATAAAGGGTTGGAGCTTTTGGATGAGATGAGAAGTTCTGGGATTTTGCCTAACAGAGTTGTGTATAATACATTGATTTCAAGTTTTTGTAAGGAAGGTAAAACTGGTGATGCTGAAAAATTGGTGGAAAGAATGAGAGAGGATGGTTTGTTTCCTGATGTTGTGACATTCAATGCTAGAATATCAGCTCTTTGTAGTGCCGGTAAAGTTCTTGAAGCATCAAGGATTTTTAGGGATATGCAAATAGATGAAGCATTGGGGCTACCTCGGCCTAATGTTATAACCTATAATCTAATGCTTGAAGGGTTTTGTAAGCAAGGGATGTTGGTGGAAGCAAAGGCCTTGGTTGAGTCCATGGAGAAAAATGGTGatttgatgaatttagatagTTATAATATTTGGTTGTTGGGGTTGCTAAGAAACGCAAAGTTAGTAGAGGCTCAGTTGGTACTTGAAGATATGGTAGATAAAGGTGTAGAACCTAATATTTACTCGTATAACATTGTGATGGATGGTTTATGCAAGAATGGGATGCTTTCTGATGCGAGAATGGTGATGGGTTTTATTGTAAGGAGTGGTCTTTCCCCTGATACAGTAACTTATAGCACTTTACTGCACGGCTACTGTCGTAAAGGGAAGTTATCTGAAGCAAATGCTATTCTAAATGAGATGATGAGAAGTGGTTATGTCCCTAATACTTATACCTGTAATATTTTGCTGCATAGCCTATGGAAAGAGGGTAAAATATTGGAGGCAGAAGAGTTATTGCAAAAGATGAATGAAAAAGGCTATGGTGTGGATACTGTGACCTGCAATATTGTAATTGATGGTTTGTGTAAAAGTGGGAAATTGGACAAAGCTATGGAAATTGCACATGAGATGTGGACACATGGAAGTGCTGCTCTAGGTAACCTTGGGAACTCATTTATTGGCCTAGTTGATGATGTTAGCCGTAGCATGAGATGTATTCCTGACTTAgttacatattctatcataatTAGTGCTCTATGCAAAGCAGGAAAGATAGATGAAGCTAAAAAGAAATTCAGAGAGATGATGGGTAAAAACTTGCAACCCGATGCGGTTATTTTTGATACTTTCATCCATATTTTCTGTAAAGAAGGAAAGATTTCATCTGCATTTCGAGTTCTCAAGGACATGGAGAAAAAAGGATGTAATAAGAGCGTACAGACTTATAATTCACTGATACTTGGCTTAGGaagtaaaaatcaaatatttgaaatttatggacTTGTCGATGAGATGAGAGAAAGAGGGATTACTCCTAATGTTTGCATATACAATAACATTATTCAGTCTCTTTGCAAAAATGGGAAAATCCAGGACACTACTTCTATCTTGGATGACATGCTGCAAATGGGTATAAATCCTAATATTTCTACCTTCAGGATGTTAATAGAAGCTTTCTGCAAGGCAAGTGATTTTGGAGTAGCGAAGGAGTTATTCGAGATTGGTCTTAGTATATGTGGTCACAAGGAAGCCTTTTATAGTTTAATGTTCAATGAGTTGCTTTCTGGTGGGCAACTTTCAGAAGCTAAAGTGATCTTTGAAGCTGCATTAGATAGATCTTTTCATCTGGGAAACTTCCTTTATAAGGATCTCATTGAAAAACTTTGTAAAGATGGGAAGTTAGAGGAAGCTAGTGGAATTTTGCACAAGTTGATTATCAAAGGATACAAATTTGACCCTGCATCATTCATGCCTGTGGTTGATGACTTGGGTAAAAGAGGAAACAAGCATGAGGCTGATGAACTTGCAGAGAAGATGTTGGAGATGGCTTCAGATGGTAGAGTGGAAAATAAGATATCTCGAAAACCAAAGGAATTGATCCATAGAAAGGAAACGAAGTATGGTGGAGATGACTGGCAAACAATAGTACACAG AGATGATGGCAGTGGAATTGCTTTGAAAACCCTTAAGCGGGTACAGAAAGGCTGGGGTCAAGGAAGCATACCAAGTTTGCAGACCGAGAAAACTGAGTTTCTTGATTACTGGTGA